A genomic window from Cyprinus carpio isolate SPL01 chromosome B9, ASM1834038v1, whole genome shotgun sequence includes:
- the LOC109069614 gene encoding nuclear receptor subfamily 4 group A member 2: MPCVQAQYGSSPQGASPASQSYSYHTSGEYSCDFLTPEFVKFSMDLTNTEITAATTSLPSFSTFMDNYNTGYDVKPPCLYQVPHSGEQSSIKVEEVQMHTYHQQSHLGPQSEEMMAHSGPMYFKPSSPHAPGTANFQVQPNHMWEDPSSLHTFHQNYMTTHMIDQRKNPVSRLSLFSFKQSPPGTPVSSCQMRFDGPLHVSMGHDSPGTHRALDSQSFAMPSAIRKQAGIAFTHSLQLSHGHQLMDSQMPSPPSRGSPSSEGLCAVCGDNAACQHYGVRTCEGCKGFFKRTVQKNAKYVCLANKNCPVDKRRRNRCQYCRFQKCLVVGMVKEVVRTANLKGRRGRLPSKPKSPQESSPPSPPVSLISALVRAHVDSNPSMSSLDYTRFQANPDYQLSGDDTQHIQQFYDLLTGSMEIIRGWAEKIPGFTDLPKPDQDLLFESAFLELFVLRLAYRSNPMEGKLIFCNGVVLHRLQCVRGFGEWIDSIAEFSSNLQNMNLDISAFSCIAALAMVTERHGLKEPKRVEDLQNKIVNCLKDQVTFNGAGLNRPNYLSKLLGKLPELRTLCTQGLQRIFYLKLEDLVPPPAIIDKLFLDTLPF; the protein is encoded by the exons ATGCCCTGCGTCCAGGCTCAGTATGGCTCATCCCCGCAGGGCGCGAGTCCTGCGTCTCAGAGCTACAGTTACCACACCAGCGGAGAATACAGCTGCGATTTCCTCACGCCAGAGTTTGTGAAGTTCAGCATGGACTTGACCAATACCGAGATCACCGCCGCCACCACCTCTCTGCCAAGCTTCAGCACCTTCATGGACAACTACAACACCGGTTATGACGTGAAGCCGCCTTGTCTTTACCAGGTGCCCCATTCTGGAGAACAGTCCTCCATCAAAGTGGAGGAAGTCCAGATGCACACATACCATCAGCAGAGCCATTTGGGCCCGCAGTCAGAGGAGATGATGGCCCACTCCGGGCCTATGTACTTCAAACCTTCCTCACCTCACGCTCCGGGAACAGCGAACTTCCAGGTTCAGCCCAATCATATGTGGGAGGACCCGAGCTCCCTGCACACTTTTCATCAGAACTATATGACCACGCATATGATAGATCAGCGCAAGAACCCCGTGTCCAGGCTCTCCCTCTTCTCCTTCAAGCAGTCTCCACCCGGAACCCCTGTTTCCAGCTGTCAGATGCGATTTGACGGGCCTCTCCACGTGTCCATGGGACACGACAGTCCCGGAACGCACCGAGCCCTGGACAGCCAGAGTTTCGCAATGCCCAGTGCCATTAGAAAACAGGCGGGAATAGCCTTCACGCACTCCCTGCAGCTCAGTCACGGCCATCAGCTGATGGACAGTCAGATGCCGTCACCCCCGTCTAGAGGATCTCCGTCCAGCGAAGGTTTGTGCGCGGTGTGTGGAGACAACGCGGCTTGCCAGCACTATGGTGTCAGAACGTGTGAAGGGTGCAAAGGTTTCTTCAAG CGTACAGTACAGAAGAACGCCAAATATGTCTGTTTAGCCAATAAAAACTGTCCTGTGGATAAACGCCGGAGAAACAGATGTCAGTATTGTCGATTTCAGAAGTGCCTGGTGGTCGGAATGGTGAAAGAAG TTGTCCGGACCGCCAACTTAAAGGGTCGGCGAGGCCGTTTACCCTCCAAACCCAAAAGTCCGCAGGAGTCTTCGCCCCCCTCTCCGCCCGTCAGTTTGATCAGCGCACTGGTCAGGGCTCATGTGGACTCCAACCCCTCTATGAGCAGCCTCGACTACACCAGA TTCCAAGCCAACCCGGACTACCAACTGAGCGGAGATGACACACAGCACATCCAGCAGTTCTACGACCTCCTCACCGGATCCATGGAGATCATCCGCGGATGGGCAGAAAAGATTCCCGGGTTCACCGACCTGCCTAAACCGGACCAGGACTTGCTGTTCGAGTCTGCCTTCCTGGAGCTCTTTGTGCTGCGCCTGGCGTACAG GTCCAACCCGATGGAAGGCAAACTCATCTTCTGTAACGGAGTGGTGCTGCACAGGCTGCAGTGCGTCCGTGGATTTGGCGAGTGGATTGACTCTATAGCGGAGTTCTCGTCTAATCTCCAGAACATGAATTTAGACATATCTGCTTTCTCATGCATCGCCGCCCTAGCCATGGTCACAG agAGACACGGACTGAAAGAACCCAAGAGAGTGGAGGACCTTCAAAACAAGATAGTAAACTGTCTGAAAGACCAAGTCACCTTCAATGGAGCCGGCTTGAATCGTCCAAACTATTTGTCCAAACTGTTGGGTAAACTGCCTGAACTGCGCACACTGTGCACACAAGGTCTGCAGCGCATCTTCTACCTAAAACTAGAAGATCTGGTCCCACCGCCAGCAATAATCGACAAACTGTTTCTTGACACTCTGCCCTTTTAA